CCGCATGGCTTCATCGGCCAGACGGCGCTGCTGTCCAAGGCGAACGCGGCCCGCCGCGAGGTCAGCGCCGCCCTGAAACAGGCCCTGTCCTGAACTGACAGAAAAAAGATGGGGGTCCGGGGGAATTCCTTCCCCCGGACTTTTTTTATCTGTCGTCCAGCGCTTTCGCCAGATCCTCGATGAGATCGGCCGGGTCCTCGAGCCCGACGGAGAGGCGGAAGGTCCCCTCCCCCGTCCAGTCCCGATAGGCCTCCGCCGCGCGCCCTTCCAGCCGGAAGGAGCTGTGCAGCACATCCTCGCTCGGGATGTGGAAGAGCAGGCTGTGGGTCTTGCCGAGGGAGACGGCGTAGGTCCAGAGCGTCAGCCGCTGCGCCAGCTGGCGGGCCAGTGCCTTGTCGTCGGCGGCCGAGAAGCTGACCATGCCGGAGAAGTTGTTCATCTGCCGCCGCGCCAGCTCGTGCTGCGGGTGGCTGGCAAGGCCCGGCCAATAGATCCGCCCGATGCGCGGATGGCTTTCCAGGAATTCGGCGATGGCGCGCGCATTGGCCGCGTGGCGTTCCATGCGCAGCGGCAGGGTTTCCAGACCGCGCAGGATCAGCCAGGCGGCGAAGGGGTTCATGGCGCCGCCGAGATGGATCACCGCCTCCTTGCGCAGCCCGGCGATGCCCCCGGCGCGGCCGATCACCGCGCCGCCCAGCGCGTCGCCATGGCCGCAGGCGTATTTGGTCAGCGAATGCACCACCCAATCGGCGCCGAGGGCCAAAGGCTGGGTGGCGATGGGCGTCGCCAGGGTGGAATCGACCGACAGCTCCGCCCCGGCGGCGCGCGCCAGCCGCGCCAGCGCCGCGATATCGGCCAGCTTCAGGATCGGGTTGGCCGGCGTCTCGACATGCAGCAGGCGCGTCCGCGGCCGGATTGCGGCGGCGACGGCATCGGTATCCGACATGTCGACGGTGGAGACCGCCACGCCGTAGCGCGCCAGCGTGTCCTGCGCGAATTCGGCGATGCCGGCGTAGCAGACATCGCTGAGCAGCAGATGGTCGCCGGGCGAGAGGCGGTTCAGGAACAGGCCGGACAGCGCCGCCATGCCACTGGCGAAACCGAGCGCCGCCTCGCCGCCTTCGAGCGCGGCCAGCCGCGCCTCGAGCTGCGCGACGGTCGGGTTGCCCCAGCGCGTGTAGAACATCGGCGCCGCGGCATCGAGATCGTTGGCGGAAAAGCCGATGGCGTCGGGATCGGTGTGGAAGCTGGTGGCAGTGACGAGGGGCGGGGTCACCGGCGCGCCGGGCACACGCGGTGCCGCGGCGGCATGGATGGCGAGGCTAGCGGGACGCATCGTCGCTCCTTTCCGAGAGCGGCGCGACGCGTCCGCGCCGCGCGCTCAGCTCTTCGCCGGCTTGTTGCCGTGCGAGACATCCGGCGTGCCGCGGAACAGCGACATGTGCGTGTGGGTCGCGATCCAGGGCTGGTCCGTCGCCTCACGCGCGAAGGAGACGGTGGCCCGCCCGCGCCGGTCGAAGGCGGTGCCATCCGGCAGGTAGCCGGTGGAATCCCAGATGGCCAGCCCCACGGCGAAGAGACGGTCGGGCGAGACCAGCGACTTCACCTCGTCGAGCCGCCAGACGAAGCCGTCGATGGTCGACCAGACCTTGCGCCACTGATTGGCCTCGGCATGGTCGCGGCCATAGACGAAGTCGGAGAAGGTGCCGAAGGCCAGGAAGTCCTCGGCGAAGAGATGGCGGGCGGCGGCGAAGTCGACGGCCTGCACATGGTCGGAGAGTTCGCGGAACCAGTCCTGCACCCGGGCATGATCGGCGGGGTCGACGGGCGCGGCGGCGGAAATCGGCATGGGCACTCCTAGTAGAGTCGGACGATCGTCAGGCTGGAACGGGATGGCGGCGCGGGGAAGCCCCGCGCGGCTCATTGCGGCTCGAAATTCGCCAGACGCAGCAGGGCGGCGTTGCGCGCCACATCCTCACGGATGAAGGCTTCGAGTTCGGGGATGCTCTCGCGCACCGGCTCGAAGCCCTGGCCGGCCAGGCGCTGCACCGTCTCGGGCTCGTGCAGCCCGGCCAGCACGGCCTGGTTCAGCCGCGTCGCGATCTCCTCCGGCACGCCGCGCGGCGCCCAGATTCCGTACCAGGAATAGAAGGTGAAGCCGGGCAGGCCTTCCTCGGCCAGCGTCGGCAGCTCCGGCGCCAGATCGGTGCGCGCGGCGGTCGCGATGCCGAGGCCGCGCAGCTGGCCGCCGCGGATCATCGGCAGGGTGGCCAGCACCGGGTCGAACATCAGCTGCACATTGCCGGCGGCGACATCGGTCAGCGCCGGGGCGGAGCCGCGATAGGGCACGATCTCGATCTGGGTGCCGGCCAGGCGGTTGAACTCGATCGAGGCGAGATGGCCGGCGGCGCCGAGGGAGGAGGTGGCGAAGGACCATTTGCCGGGCTGCGCCTTCACCGCCGCGATGGTCTCGGCCAGCGTCGTCTGCGGCAGGCGGCGATCCTGCACCAGCACGCAGGGGCCGCGCGCGGTGCGGGCGATCGGGACAAAGTCGGTGACCGGGTCGTAGGGCACCGCCTTCATGACGTATTTCGCCATCGGGTGGATCGAGGCGGAGCCGAGGATGGTGTAGCCATCGGCCGGCGCCTGCAGCACCGCCTGGCTGCCGATGGCGCCATTGGCGCCGCTGCGATTCTCCACCACCACGGTGACGCCCAGCTGCTCCTGCAGCTTCTGGGCGGCCAGCCGCGCCATGGCGTCGGTCGCAGCGCCCGGGGTGTAGGGCACGATCATGCGGATCGGGCGATTCGGCCAGGGCGATTGCGCCAGGGCGGGCGCTGCCAGGGACGGGGTGGCGAACAGCGCGCCGGCGCCCGCCCGCAGCAGGGTTCTGCGTTGCATGGATTCTCCTTGGTGGGGCTTGTTCGGAGGACAGCAGCAGTGACCGGCGCGCATGCAGGATGCGACGCCGGCCGGGCTGCGGTCGATGGTTTTCTGGCAGGCGGGCGCGCGGCGCGCGGGGTCAGGCGACCTGGGCGGGCTTCCAGTCCTGGGCGCGCTGCACCACCAGCCGGGCGACGCGCTCGGCCTCGTCCAGGCTGGGGAAGCGCGCGCCTTCCAGATCGTCCACCACCGGGTCGATGGCCTTGAAGAACCAGCCGCCCTGGCTGGCCACGGCGACGCCGACGAAACGGCCGCCGATATCGACGGGACGCGATGCGATCATGATCTCTCCTCGCCGCAGCCTGGCTGCGGACGGATGGTCCGGATGGGAATGGGGTGTGGGGTTCGGCCGGCGCTCAGCGCCGACAACACCGCATTCGCAGGACCTGGCCATCCCCGGCGCGGCAGGCGCCGGAGCGGGAGGAGTCGCGCTTTAGCGTTTCGTGACGCGGTGCAAGCTGCATCTCAAATCTCCGCGGGGCGGGATCCGCCCGGTGAACGCGGGAATAACAACACAAGGGGATCGTTCAATCAATAGAATTCACGATGGAATATGCATATTCCCGATGCCGCCGCGTGAATTCCCCGCCCGGCCCCGCCCAGGCTCGCCGCGGCAACCGCGCCGGCGCCCCGCCCGTTCTGCCTGCACGCCGCGCGACGCGGCGGAACCAGAAGGAGCAAAGCCATGGCTCAGGATGAGACGAAGAAGGACAGGGCGGCGCAGCCGGCCCAGGATCCGAAGCACCGGCATGGCATGGGGCTGGGCGAGCTCACCGGCATGATGACCGGCCATTCCACCCGCGACCCCGACACCACCCGCCCCGGCGACAAGACCACCGGCCCGGGCGAGCTGGGCAATTTCCTGAAGAACCAGAAGGAATAGCCGCTTCCCCAGCCGGGGTGCGGAACGGGGGCGGCGCGCAGCCGCCCCTTTTCCGTGCCCGGCCGCCGGCGCTCAGCGCGCCGGCAGGCCGCGCGGCAGCGGCGCGCCGGGCGGCGCCTTGGTCTCCGGCATCGCCAGGAAGGCCAGCGCCGCGCAGCACAGGCCGATGCCGCCCAGCATGGCGAAGGCGGTGGAGCCGCCCGCCCAGGTGGCGACCAGGCCGGCCAGGCTGGTGCTCAGCGTGCCGCCGATGCCCACCGCCAGGCCGAACAGCCCCATGCAGAGATTGAACCGGTTGGTGCCGCACGTCAGATCCGCCGCCAGCAGCGGCAGCATGACGCCGAGCGTGGCCGCGCTCAGCCCGTCCAGCGCCTGCACCAGGATCAGCGCCCAGGGGTGATCGACCAGCGCCAGCAGCAGGCCGCGCAGCGGCAGGGCCAGGAAGCCGGCGCCCAGCACCAGCCGGCGGCCATGCTGCTCCGCCATGCGCCCGACCCAGGGCGAGATGCCGGCCACCACCAGCTGCGGCACCACCAGGCAGGCGGCGATGATCAGGCTGGCCTCATCGCCGACGCTGCGGGTGACGGCGGCGGCGGCCATCGGCAGCATGGCGGCGTTGGACAGGGTGAACAGCACGCAGCAGGCGGCGAAGATCAGGATGCCGCGGTTGCGCAGCAGCTGCAGCAGCCCCGATTGCCGGGCGCTGCGCTGCGGGTCGGGGGCGGGCGGGTGTAGTTCCCCGGGGCGGATCATCGCCAGGCAGGCCATGGCCGGGATGGTCAGCCCGGCGGTCAGCCAGAACACCGCGGCGGGCGAGACATAGGTGCCGACCAGCCCCATCACCCCGGCGGCGATGGCGCCGCCCAGCGCGGCATAGCGGGCATTGCGCCCCAGCCGCTCGCCCAGCGCCGCGCGGCCGACCAGCGCCAGGCTGATGGCGGCGATGGAGGGGGTCAGGATGCAGCTGGCGAAGCCGTGCAGCACCTCGGCCACCAGCACCGGCAGGGTGGAGGGGAAGCCGGCCAGCAGCACGGCGGAGAGCGCGATGGCCAGCAGCGCCGCCAGCGCCGCGCGCCGCTTCTGGCGCAGCGCATCGACCAGCGCGCCGGCCGGCACCTGGCTCAGCATCGCCGTCAGCGTGCCGAGGCTGAGGGCGAAGCCGATCTCCACCTCGGTCCAGGCCTGGCTGGTCAGGTAGACGGCGACGAAGGGCCCGAAGCCGGTCTGCACATCGGCGACGAAGAAGTTGAGCGCATCGAGCCCGCGCTGGCTGCGGCGTGACGCCATCCGCGCTCCTATTCCGGATTGCCCGCGACCGGCCGGGCCGGCGGCGGCAGGGCGAAGGTGACGTCCTCGCCCTCGCGATATTCGGGGAAGGCCCTCAGCTGGTCGCGGCCGAGGCCCAGGCGGATGCCCTCGGGCGAGAAATTCAGCGCCGCCCAGGCGACGGCGATGCGCCGCCGCCCGACGCCGAGGAAGCCGCCATAATCCAGCACCGCGACGCGCGGCCGGCCTTCCTGGTCGACCAGGACATTGACCACCTGGCCCACGACATTGTTGCTGGAGCCGCGCACATCCTGGCCCAGCACACGGAACAGGCCGGCGCGCGGCAGGGTCTCCCGCGCCGCCTGGGGGACGGGGTCGGCCTCGGCCGGGGCGGGCGCCTGGGCGGCGCCGGCGGGGCCGTTGGCGGGAGCATGGCCTTGCGGCGGCGCGGCCGGGCCTGGCGGGGCGGGCTGGCCGGCGGCGCGGGGGTCCGGGGCTTCGGCCTCCGGCGGCGGCACGGTCGGCACCGGATCGGGCTCCGGCGCGGCGGGGGGGGCCTCGGGCGGCGGCGCGCCGGGCAATGCGGCGGCGGGCGGCGCGGCGGTGGGCGGCGTGTCCGGCCGGGGGCCGGGATCCCGCGAAGGATCCGGTGCGGCGCCGCCGGGCGCGGCCGGCGCCGCATCGGCACCGGCCGGCGACGAAGGCGCGCCGGGGGGCTGGCTGTCCTGTGGCGCGGCGGCACCCGGCCCGGCCGGGGGCACGGCCTGCTCCGCCGCGCCCTGCGGCATGGCAGGGCCCTGCACGCCTTGCGGCGTGGTGTCCGGCGCCGCTTGCGCCGACGCCAGGGCGGGCGCCATGGCCACCCAGCCCAGCAGCCAGCAGATCCTTCGGAGCATGTCCTGTCCTTCCCGGCATCCGGCCGGGAGCGGGCGACCCGCGCCGGGCCACCGCGTCTTCAACGACCCGGCCCCGCCGAAGGTTGACCGCCTCCCGCCGTTCAGATGGTGTCTCGCGGGCCCGGCCGGCAGGCCGGGCCGTGGCTCAGCCGCGCAGCGCCCGCATCCAGACCAGCACGGCGGCGGCGCCGGCATCGGGCTGGCCGATGGCGCGCTCCCCCAGATAGGCGGCGCGGCCCTGGCGCGGCGCCATGCGCGCGGTGGCCTCAAGCCCCTGCTCCGCCGCCGCCAGCGCCGCCGCCCAGCGCTGCGGCAGCGGGCCCGGCGTGGCGGAGAGCGCCTCGGCGGCCGGCAGCAGCGAATCGAGCATGGTGCGGTCCCCGGCCCGGGCCCCGCCCAGCTCCGCCACGGCCCGCACCGCCTGGGCGAAGGCATCGGCCCATTGCCCCGGGCCCGGAGCGGGCACGCCCTCCAGCGCCCGGGCGGCGCGCAGCAGCGCGACCGCGTAGAAGGGGCCGGAGGAACCGCCGATCGCCCGGCGCAGCGCCTGGCCCATCGCCTCCAGCAGCGCGGCGGGGCCGGCATAGGCGCTGTCCGGCAAGGCGCGCAGGGCGGCCGCGCCGCGCGCCATGCTGATGCCGAGATCGCCATCGCCGGCCGCCGAATCGAGCGCGGTCAGCTCGGCCTCCGCCGCCTCCAGCGCCGTGGCGGCGGCCTGCACGGCCTGGCGCAGCGCCGGGGCCAGCGGGCCGGGGGCAGAGGGCGGCGGCGCCTCGCCGGGCGGCGCGGGCAGGATGCGCGCGGCGGCCGGGATGCGGCCATCGCCGATCCAGGCCGGGGCGCTGGCCGGCGCGTCCAGCAGCGCCAGCCGCGCCGCGTCCAGCACCAGCAGGGAGAGGGAGCAGCCCGGCATCTCGATGGCGGTCAGGTAGTTGCCGCACCAGGCACGCTCCACCGCGATGCCGCGCCGGCGCAGTTCCGCCAGCGCGGCGCGGGCGATGATGGCCAGCTCCATCGGCGGCGTGCCGCCCAGCCCGTTGACCAGCAGCGCCACCCGCGCGCCCTCGGCCAGGCCGAGATCGGTGAGGATGGCGTCCAGCAGCGTCTCCACCAGCGAATCGGCCGGCTGCAGCGGGGCGCGCCGCACCCCCTGCTCGCCATGGATGCCGAGGCCGAGCTCCACCGCGTCGGCCTCGATCGCGAAGCCCGGGCGGCCCGCCGCCGGCACGGTGCAGGCGCCGAGCGCGACCCCCATCGAGCCCAGCGATGCCGCGGCCGCCCGGGCGGCCGCGGCGACCTCCTCCAGGCTGTGGCCGGCCGCGGCGGCGGCGCCGGCCACCTTGTGCACCAGCACCGTCCCGGCGATGCCGCGGCGGCGCTCCGGCGCCACGGTGTCGCGCAGCGCCACGTCATCGGCCACCAGCACCATCTCGACCGGGATGCCCTCGGCGCGGGCCAGCTCGGCGGCCAGGCCGAAATTCAACCGGTCCCCGGTGTAGTTCTTGACCACCAGCAGCGCCCCGGCCGGCCCCGCCGCGGCGCGGATCGCCGCCAGCACGGCATCGGTGCTGGGCGAGGTGAAGACATCGCCGGCGATGGCGGCATGCAGCAGGCCGGGGCCGACATAGCCGGCATGGGCCGGCTCATGCCCCGCGCCGCCGCCCGACAGCACGGCGACGCCGCGCTGCGCCGGGGGCGGCAGGTCGACGCGCAGCACCACATCCTCCCCCTCCAGCAGCGCCTGGCCGGGGGCCAGCGCCACCAGCCCCTCCAGCATCTGCCGCACCACGGCGCGCGGGTCGTTGATCAGCTTCTTCATCGCTGGCGTCTCCCTTCGGCGCCGGGAGGGTGGGCGCGGCAAACCGGCGCTTCAAGCCGATTTCCGACAGGATCACGCAGAAACGGGACTTCACGCCGGGCGCAGCCTGTGCTTTGGGTTGCGCATTGCGAGAAAGGCAAGAGCATGTCGAAGAAGTTCCTGGCTGACACCATTCAGAACTCCATCGAGATCACCGGCGTCGGCGCCAATGCCCTCGCCGGCGACATCATCGAGGCGATCAAGGCCGAGATCGTCAAGACCGGCCGCTTCACCATCCCCGATTTCGGCGCCTTCATCGTGCGCGAGACGCCGAAGCGCACGGCGATGAACCCCCGCACCGGCGAGAAGGTGCAGGTGAAGGCCAGCGCCACGGTGCGCTTCAAGCCCTCGCCGGCGCTGCGCGACGCCGCCTTCACGGCGATGAAGAAGAGCAAGCGCAAGGCCGCCAAGGCCTGATCCGGGCGGGGAGGCGCGACGCCGCCGCCTCCCCCCCTCCCCTGGCCCTGCCCGGGGCTCAGCCGGCCGGAAAAAAATCGAGCAGCGGGCGCCCGCCCTCCTCGATGTCGCGCAGCACCGCCGCGCGCACCATGGCGCCGTCGCGCCGCCGCAGCCCCTCCAGCGCCTGCAGATGGCCGTGTTGCGGCTGGTTCTGCGGCCCGCCGGCATAGAGCTGGCTGAGCAGCGGGCCGCATTGCATCCAGAGAATCTCCAGCAGGCCCAGCAGCACCGGCATCTCCGCCAGGCGGCACAGGCCGAAATGGAACTGCTCATTGGCCTGCAGCGCCGCGGCGTAATCCTGCCGTGCCTCGGCCTCCACCAGCCGCTCATGCACCGCCGCGAGCTGCGCGATCTCGGCCGCCCCCGCCCGTGACGCGGCGGCGGCCCCCGCCTGCCCCTCCAGCGTGCAGCGGAGCGCGCGGATCTCGAGGAAGCGGGCGCGGTCGATGCGCGGCACCACCACCGTGCCGCGCTCATCCATCTGCAGCGCCTGCTCGGAGACCAGGCGCAGCAGCGCCTCCCGCACCGGCGTCGCGCTGATGCCGAGCCGGGCGGCCAGCGGCCGCAGCAGCAGCTTCTCCCCCGGCTTCAGCCGGCTCAGCATCAGCGCCGCGCGGATCTCCTGATAGGCGCGCTCGCTCAGGCTGTCGCGCGAGATGCGGCGGAAGGTCGCATCCGATTCGGGCTCCGCCTCGGGCGGGCGCGGCGGCATGGTGTTCATGGTTGACATCCCGAGCGTAACGTCTCCACTGTTATAACAAATGACGCACAACAAGCGTCATGACCAGGGAAGGAAACCGACATGGATACAGCCGTACACGCCCGGCCGGGCGTGAACGAGTCCGTGGCCATGCGCCTGGCCGCCGCCTTCCGGCGCCATGGTGTCGAGATCGTCTTCGGCCAGAGCATCCCCAGCGCCTTTTTCCTCGCCGCCCCGCAGGCCGGCATCCGCCAGGCGACCTACCGCGCCGAGAATGCCGGCGGCACCATGGCCGATGGCTATGCGCGCATCTCGGGCCGTGTCGGCGTGGTCGCGGCGCAGAACGGCCCGGCGGCCACGCTGCTGGTGCCGCCCCTGGCCGAGGCGCTGAAGGCCTCCATCCCGGTCATCGCCCTGGTCCAGGACGTCGCCCGCACCACAACGGAAAAAAACGCGTTCCAGGAGCTGGACCATCTGCGGCTGTTCGATGGCTGCACCAAATGGGCGCGGCGCATCGACCATGCCTCGCGCATCGAGGAGATGGTGGAGCTGGCCTTCGTCCAGGCCTGTGGCGGGCGGCCCGGCCCGGTCGCGCTGATCATCCCCGCCGATCTGCTGACCGAGACGGCGAGCCATGCGGAGAGCCGCCGCGCCGATCTCGGCCATTTCCCGCTCGACCGCAGCGTCGCCGACCCCGCCGGCATCGCCGAGGCGGCGCGGCTGCTGGCCAATGCCCGCGCGCCGCTGGTGATCGCGGGGGGCGGTGTGCATGCCTCCGGCGCCGCCGCCGCCCTGGCCGCGCTGCAGGAGGAATGCCACCTGCCGGTGGCCACCACGGTGATGGGCAAGGGGGTGGTGGCGGAGACGCATCCCCTCTCGCTCGGCATCGTCGGCTATTTCATGGGCGATGGCGCGCGCGGCCGCGCCCTGCGGCCGATGGTGGAGGAGGCCGATGTGGTGCTGCTGGTCGGCAACCGCACCAACCAGAACGGCACCGACAGCTGGAAGCTCTATCCGCGCGACGCCCGCTACATCCAGATCGACATCGACAGCGGCGAGATCGGCCGCAATTACGAGGCGCTGCGCCTGCTGGGCGATGCGAAGCTGACGCTGGAGGCGCTGCACCGCGCGCTGCTGGCCGAAGGTGTCGCCAGCCGCGCCGCCGCGCGGCCCGAGACGGAGCGACGCATCGCCGAGGGTGTGGCCGATTGGCGCCATTTCACCCGCCGCATCCGCGAGCAGGACCGCGAGCCGATCCGCCCGGAGCGGGTGATGCAGGCGCTGGAGGACATCATCGACGCCGAGAGCATCGTGGTGGCGGATGCCAGCTACTCCTCCATCTGGATCGCCAATTACCTGACGGCGCGCCGCCCCGGCATGCGCTTCCTGACGCCGCGCGGCCTGGCCGGGCTGGGCTGGGGCCTGCCGCTGGCGATCGGCGCGAAGATGGCGGCGCCGGAGAAGAAAGTGGTCTGCGTCGCCGGCGATGGCGGCTTCGCGCATAGCTGGGCGGAGCTGGAGACGGCGCGGCGCCTCGGCCTCGACATCCCGGTGCTGGTGCTGAACAACCAGATCCTGGGCTACCAGAAGCATGCCGAGGACACGCTGTTCGGCGCGCATACCGATGCCTGCGACTTCTTTCCGGTGGACCACGCGGCCATCGCCAAGGCCTGCGGCTGCCACGGCATCCGAGTGGAGCGCGCCGCCGAGCTGGATGCGGCGCTGCGCGAGGCCTGGGCGCAGAGCGGGCCGAGCCTGATCGACATCATCACCGACCCGGATGCGCGGCCGCCGGTGACCTTCTACGACAACACCTACCCCTCGCCCTTCTGACATGCTGGCGCTGCGCAAGACCGAGGCCGCGCCGGGGCTGCACCTTCAGGAGCGCCCGGCGCCGCCGCCGCCGGCCCCGGGCGAGATCGCCATCCGCATCGCCGCCGCCGGCATCTGCGGCAGCGATCTGCACGCCTATGAATGGACACCCGGCTACGAATTCATGGCACCCCACATGCCCTTCACACTGGGGCATGAATTTTCCGGGCATGTCGTCGCGCTGGGCGAGGGCGTGGAGGGGTTCGCCCTGGGCGATGCCGTCACCGCCTGGCCCACCATCGGCTGCCGGCAATGCCGCGCCTGCCGCGAGGACCGGATGCAGGATTGCCAGGCGCGCCGCATCCTCGGCCTGCATTGCGATGGCGGTTTCGCGGGCCGGCTGAACGCGCCCGCCTTCAACTGCTTCCGCCTGCCCGACGGCGTGCCGGTGGAGCTGGGCGCGCTGGCCGAGCCGCTGAGCATCGCCGACAATGCGGTGCAGGTGGCCGACATCACCCCCGGCGATGCGGTGCTGGTGCTGGGGCCGGGCCCGATCGGCCTGGGCATCGCCTGGATGGCGCAGCGGCGCGGCGCGCGCGTGCTGCTGGCGGGGCTGAACGACGCGCTGCGCCTGGATTGCGCCCGCCGCATGGGCATCGCGCACTGCGTGGATCTCGCCGAGATCTCTCTCGAGGATTCGGTCCGAAAGCAGTTCGGCGAGAAGGTGGACCGTGTCATCGAGGCCACCGGCCTGCCGCGCTCCATCCTGGACGGGCTCAGTGTGTTGCGCTCCAGCGGCGTGCTGGTGATCACCGGCATCCATCCGGCGCCGCTGGAACTGCCGCTGACCACCATGGTGCGCAACAAGCACCAGCTGCGCGCAGCCCATGACACCACCCGCGCCGCCTGGCCGCGCGTGCTGGCGCAGCTGGCCGAGCCGGATGCGCGCACGCAACTGGCCGAGATGGTGACGCACCGGATGCCGCTCTCCGACGGCATCGCCGGCTTTGAGACCGCGCGCCGCAAGGGCGCCGTGAAGATCCTGCTCCACCCAGGCGACGCTTGAAGCGCCGGGCGGGGAAACACCAGGGGAGGAAACAAGGATGATGATGCGAAGCACACGTCGCCTGGCGCTCGGCCTGCTGGCCGGGCTGGGCTTGGGTCTCTCCGCCACGGCGGCGCAGGCCGAGCTGCGCCTCGGCGCCCTCTACCCCTTCAGCGGCGAGCTCGCCGTGCTCGGCGATGAGAGCTGGCGCGGGCTGGAGCTGGCGGTGGAGGAGCGCAACGCCGCCGGCGGCATCCGCGGCGAGCGCATCGTGCTGGTGCGCGGCGATGCCGTGGACAACAACCAGGCGGTGGCCGAGGCGCGGCGGCTGATCTCGGTCTCCGGCGTCAAGGCGATCTTCGGCACCTATTCCTCGGCCCGCTCGCAGGTGGCGAGCCAGGTGGCCGAGCTGGCGCGCATCCCCTATTTCGAGATGGGCGCGGTTTCGGATGCCATCACCGAGCGCCGCTTCCGCTACCTGTTCCGCACCAACCCGACGGCGCGCGACATGGCCGCGCGCTCGATCGAGATGGTGGTGAACGCCGTCGCACCCGGCCTGTCGGTGGACCCCAAGGCGCTGCGCATCGCCATCATCCATGAGGACAGCCTCTACGGCACCACGGTCGGCCGCTACCAGGCGAGCTATGCCAAGGAGCAGGGGCTGAACGTCGTCGAGACCCTGCCCTACCCGGCCAATATCGTCGACATGTCCTCGCTGATCCTGCGGCTGCAGAATGCCCGGGTCGATGTGGTGCTGCAGACCTCCTACCAGAACGACACGGTTCTGTTCTTCCGCCAGGCGCGGGAGGCGAATTTCCGCCCGCGCGCGGTGATCGGCGGCGGCGGCGGCTACTCGCTGCGCGAGACCATGCAGGCGGTGGGTCAGGACGTCATCGATGGCGCGCTGAACATCGACTTCACGCAATACGCCATCAACCCGCAGGCGGCGCCGGGCATCGAGGATTTCGTCGCCGCCTACCGCGCGAAATACGGGATGGAGCCGCGCTCCGGCCATAGCCTGGGCAATTATGTCGGCGCCAAGGTGTTTCTCGACG
The sequence above is a segment of the Pseudoroseomonas cervicalis genome. Coding sequences within it:
- a CDS encoding PLP-dependent aspartate aminotransferase family protein, translating into MRPASLAIHAAAAPRVPGAPVTPPLVTATSFHTDPDAIGFSANDLDAAAPMFYTRWGNPTVAQLEARLAALEGGEAALGFASGMAALSGLFLNRLSPGDHLLLSDVCYAGIAEFAQDTLARYGVAVSTVDMSDTDAVAAAIRPRTRLLHVETPANPILKLADIAALARLARAAGAELSVDSTLATPIATQPLALGADWVVHSLTKYACGHGDALGGAVIGRAGGIAGLRKEAVIHLGGAMNPFAAWLILRGLETLPLRMERHAANARAIAEFLESHPRIGRIYWPGLASHPQHELARRQMNNFSGMVSFSAADDKALARQLAQRLTLWTYAVSLGKTHSLLFHIPSEDVLHSSFRLEGRAAEAYRDWTGEGTFRLSVGLEDPADLIEDLAKALDDR
- a CDS encoding MFS transporter; translated protein: MASRRSQRGLDALNFFVADVQTGFGPFVAVYLTSQAWTEVEIGFALSLGTLTAMLSQVPAGALVDALRQKRRAALAALLAIALSAVLLAGFPSTLPVLVAEVLHGFASCILTPSIAAISLALVGRAALGERLGRNARYAALGGAIAAGVMGLVGTYVSPAAVFWLTAGLTIPAMACLAMIRPGELHPPAPDPQRSARQSGLLQLLRNRGILIFAACCVLFTLSNAAMLPMAAAAVTRSVGDEASLIIAACLVVPQLVVAGISPWVGRMAEQHGRRLVLGAGFLALPLRGLLLALVDHPWALILVQALDGLSAATLGVMLPLLAADLTCGTNRFNLCMGLFGLAVGIGGTLSTSLAGLVATWAGGSTAFAMLGGIGLCCAALAFLAMPETKAPPGAPLPRGLPAR
- a CDS encoding nuclear transport factor 2 family protein; amino-acid sequence: MPISAAAPVDPADHARVQDWFRELSDHVQAVDFAAARHLFAEDFLAFGTFSDFVYGRDHAEANQWRKVWSTIDGFVWRLDEVKSLVSPDRLFAVGLAIWDSTGYLPDGTAFDRRGRATVSFAREATDQPWIATHTHMSLFRGTPDVSHGNKPAKS
- a CDS encoding dihydroxyacetone kinase family protein; translated protein: MKKLINDPRAVVRQMLEGLVALAPGQALLEGEDVVLRVDLPPPAQRGVAVLSGGGAGHEPAHAGYVGPGLLHAAIAGDVFTSPSTDAVLAAIRAAAGPAGALLVVKNYTGDRLNFGLAAELARAEGIPVEMVLVADDVALRDTVAPERRRGIAGTVLVHKVAGAAAAAGHSLEEVAAAARAAAASLGSMGVALGACTVPAAGRPGFAIEADAVELGLGIHGEQGVRRAPLQPADSLVETLLDAILTDLGLAEGARVALLVNGLGGTPPMELAIIARAALAELRRRGIAVERAWCGNYLTAIEMPGCSLSLLVLDAARLALLDAPASAPAWIGDGRIPAAARILPAPPGEAPPPSAPGPLAPALRQAVQAAATALEAAEAELTALDSAAGDGDLGISMARGAAALRALPDSAYAGPAALLEAMGQALRRAIGGSSGPFYAVALLRAARALEGVPAPGPGQWADAFAQAVRAVAELGGARAGDRTMLDSLLPAAEALSATPGPLPQRWAAALAAAEQGLEATARMAPRQGRAAYLGERAIGQPDAGAAAVLVWMRALRG
- a CDS encoding tripartite tricarboxylate transporter substrate binding protein: MQRRTLLRAGAGALFATPSLAAPALAQSPWPNRPIRMIVPYTPGAATDAMARLAAQKLQEQLGVTVVVENRSGANGAIGSQAVLQAPADGYTILGSASIHPMAKYVMKAVPYDPVTDFVPIARTARGPCVLVQDRRLPQTTLAETIAAVKAQPGKWSFATSSLGAAGHLASIEFNRLAGTQIEIVPYRGSAPALTDVAAGNVQLMFDPVLATLPMIRGGQLRGLGIATAARTDLAPELPTLAEEGLPGFTFYSWYGIWAPRGVPEEIATRLNQAVLAGLHEPETVQRLAGQGFEPVRESIPELEAFIREDVARNAALLRLANFEPQ
- a CDS encoding HU family DNA-binding protein; translated protein: MSKKFLADTIQNSIEITGVGANALAGDIIEAIKAEIVKTGRFTIPDFGAFIVRETPKRTAMNPRTGEKVQVKASATVRFKPSPALRDAAFTAMKKSKRKAAKA
- a CDS encoding GntR family transcriptional regulator, which encodes MNTMPPRPPEAEPESDATFRRISRDSLSERAYQEIRAALMLSRLKPGEKLLLRPLAARLGISATPVREALLRLVSEQALQMDERGTVVVPRIDRARFLEIRALRCTLEGQAGAAAASRAGAAEIAQLAAVHERLVEAEARQDYAAALQANEQFHFGLCRLAEMPVLLGLLEILWMQCGPLLSQLYAGGPQNQPQHGHLQALEGLRRRDGAMVRAAVLRDIEEGGRPLLDFFPAG
- a CDS encoding PRC-barrel domain-containing protein; the encoded protein is MLRRICWLLGWVAMAPALASAQAAPDTTPQGVQGPAMPQGAAEQAVPPAGPGAAAPQDSQPPGAPSSPAGADAAPAAPGGAAPDPSRDPGPRPDTPPTAAPPAAALPGAPPPEAPPAAPEPDPVPTVPPPEAEAPDPRAAGQPAPPGPAAPPQGHAPANGPAGAAQAPAPAEADPVPQAARETLPRAGLFRVLGQDVRGSSNNVVGQVVNVLVDQEGRPRVAVLDYGGFLGVGRRRIAVAWAALNFSPEGIRLGLGRDQLRAFPEYREGEDVTFALPPPARPVAGNPE